Below is a window of Streptomyces sp. NBC_00223 DNA.
CCCACCGGGTCCGTACCGGGCGGACCCTGCACACCGCCGAGGGCGGCTTCGCGGTGGACCGCGACGGCGGACCGACGGTCCGCGAGGAGACCGCCGGCAGCGCGCTCGCGGTGTCCCCGGCGGGCGATCTCAGCGGACTGCGCGACCTCGGCGGCGCCCGCGCGGGCCGGGTGATCGACCTCCAGCCGGGCACCCACGTCTACTTCCCGCGAACCGCGCTGCCGTTGCTCGCGGCCACTCTCGCCCCGGGCACCCACTGGCTGCGCTCGGCGGTGCTGGGCGCGTCCCCCGAGCAGGCGGCCGCCTGGGAGGACGCGCCGCCGGAGCAGCGCTACTGAGGGGGTGACCGGGCGGGTCGGGGCGGGCCCGGGCGCAGGGGTGGCCGGGACAGGGGGGACGGGGGAGCCGATGGTGCGGCGGGTGCGGGGACGCTGTTAGCGTCGTCCCATGACTGACACCCGTGCCCCCGGCGCCACCGGCCTCGGCCTCGCCACCGTCGCCGACGACGGCACCGTACTCGACACCTGGTACCCCGCCCCGGAACTCACCGAGGCACCGGGCCCCGCGGGCAGCACACGCCTCACCCCCGAGCAGGCCGCCGAGGCCCTGGGCGCCTCCGCCCCCAAGGCGCTGGGCCCCGACCCCCGCCGCGGCGTCGAGGTCATCGCCGTCCGTACGGTCATCTCCTCGACCGACGACAAGCCCCTCGACGCGCACGACGCGTATTTGCGGCTGCACCTGCTCAGCCACCGCCTGGTCCGCCCCAACGGCCTGAACCTCGAAGGTCTGTTCGCCCTCCTCGCGAACGTCGCCTGGACCTCGCTCGGCCCGGTGCCCGTGCCGCACATCGAGGCGACCCGGCTGGCCGCCCGCGCGGAGGGCCTGCACCTGGCGGTGTACGGCATCGACAAGTTCCCCCGGATGACCGACTACGTGGCCCCCTCCGGCGTCCGGATCGCCGACGCCGACCGGGTCCGCCTGGGCGCCCACCTCGCCGCGGGCACGACCGTCATGCACGAGGGCTTCTGCAACTTCAACGCGGGCACGCTGGGCACCTCGATGGTCGAGGGCCGGATCTCGCAGGGCGTCGTCATCGGCGACGGCTCCGACGTCGGCGGCGGCGCGTCCATCATGGGCACCCTCTCCGGCGGCGGCACGCAGATCATCTCGGTCGGCGAACGCTGCCTGCTCGGCGCCGAGTCGGGGCTCGGCATCGCGCTGGGCGACGACTGCGTGGTCGAGGCCGGGCTCTACGTCACCGCGGGCACCCGCGTCACCCTGCCCGACGGCCAGATCGCCAAGGCCGTCGAGCTGTCCGGCGCCGACAACCTTCTCTTCCGCCGCAACTCCACCACCGGCAAGGTCGAGGTGCTCCAGCGCACCGGCTCCTGGGGCGGGCTCAACGCGGCGCTGCACAGCCACAACTGACGCTAGGTCAGTCCGTCCGCGCCCGGCGCTGTCCGCCGGGCGCGGGCGTATGTCGTCGTGGGGCGCACGGTCCGGGCAAGGGCGCCGTCCGACGGCCGCCCGTCCGGGGCGAAGGGCAACGGCCCCCGCGCCCACGGCGGATCGCCCGCCACCTGTACGGGCGGAAGTACGGCCATGGTCTGCCGGGCACCGGCCGCCGACAGGAACCGTCCGGTCAACTCCCTCGCGTCCACCGCGGATCCGCTCACGGCCCCCGCCCTGCCGTCTGCCCCCGCCGCCCACGCAACGGCCGGCGTTCCCCGCCCGACGTGATCCGCGGTGAGTCCGGCCCGGACCCCCGCGACGCGCGGGTGCCGCTTTCGGCGGCGGGTGCTCGGACGGCCGGATGGGCACAGGGCGGGGCGCCGGGTCAACCGGGGCGGTCCGAACACCCTCACCCGACCGGCTGAATCACCGGCGAAGACGGGTCCGTGGCCCGCCCGGGTCGGCCAGGACGCGACCGGGAACCCCTGCGCAGGCAATACGCTGAACCTCACGCGTCCCCCGCCGTGTGTGCCCGCCGTGGGCCCGCGGCCGCGCTCCGCCCTGCCGCGCCCGAACCGTCCCCCCGTGCCCGTATCCTCGACACTTTCGCCGAATGGGAGCCCGTCCGATGCCCGCAAGTCCCCTCGTCCTGCCGCCGGTACGGCTGCTTCCCGTGGACGACCTCGCGCGGCAGGCGCTCGCCGTCCCGCTGCTGGACCGCGCGCTGCGGCTGACCCGCTGGGCCGCGCCGTACCGGCGGGTGGACGGCATGGGCGAGCTGCTGGAGGACGATCTGCCGCTGGCCGCCGCGGAGTTGGGGCTCGCGGACAGCGGTGAGGAAGGGCTCGTCGGGACCGTCCAGGCGTGGGGTGTGGCCGTCGACACCGGGCTGCTCGTCCTGGAGATCGAGGAGGAGGCCGAGGAGTCCACCCCGGTCGGCGAGGCGGCCGGACGGGTGGTGCAGGGGCCGACGTACTCCCGGATCGGTACCGGAGACCCGCGCGAGATCGTCGACCTGTGGCTGGCCGCTGCCGAATCCGCGCTGGCCGAGGCCGCCGCGCCGGACTTCGAGGGCCTGCGGAGCGAACCGATCGACGGTGTCAGGGAGTCGCTGCTCGACGAGCTGGACTGGGACCCCGAGGAGGAGGCGGAGCTTCTGGACAGCGCCCTCGCCAACCTCTACGCGCTGATGGCGATGGACGACGGCACGGGCGAGTCGCCCGCCGCGGGCGCCGTGCCGCTGCCGGTGCTCGCCGCGTCCCTCGTCGTGCCCGACGAGATGGAACAGCCGAGCGACGCCGTGCTCGAAGAGGTCACCGAGGTGATGATGCGGCTCGACGACCACTTCCGGCTGCTCGCGCCGACCGGGCTGCTGGACTACGACCCGGTGGACGAGACGCTGATCGAGGAGGAGCGCGAGGACCAGGGCCACGAGGGCGATCGGCCGGACGCCGCGGCCGGCGCTTCCGCCGAAGGGGCCGGTGCGGCCGAGGAGTTGAACAGCCTCGACGACCTCGACCCCGACGAGATCTCCCGCTACGGGCTGGTCCGGCTCACCCCGCTGGGCGTGCACGGCCTGCGCGAACGGCTCGCCGACGCCGGCGCCCACGCGCCCGCCCTCGGCGACCTCGTGGGCGCCCCCGCCGAGGAACTGCTCGACGCGCTGGCCGACTACCCGGACCACTCGGCCCGCGCCGAGGCCGAGTTGTGGCTGGCCGATCGTGAACCGGCCGACGCGGCACGGGAGTTGCTGGCCGCGAGCCGCGGCGACGACCCGGCCGCGCCCGGCCGCCGGCTGATGTGCCAGCAGACGCTCGCCCTGCTCGGCGCCGAGGCCGAGCCCGCCGTGCGCGAGGTGCTGGACGACCGGCGGCTCGGCGGCCTCGCCCGGGTCTGGCTCACCGAGCACGACGCCGCCGACATCCCCGCGCCCGGCGCGGACATGGTCTTCTGGCTCACCATCGACACGCTGGCCGCCCAGCTCGCCGCGGACGACGCGCCCGAACTCCTCTCCGAGCTGGTCCGCGATCTGGTCGCCCGGCACGACGGCTTCTTCGAGCAGGCGTGGCGGGTCGACCACCCGGCCACCGCGGACGTACTGGAGGCCATGGGCCGCCTCCACCCGGACCGCAAGGCCGCGAAGGACGCCCGCAAGGCCGCCTTCAAGGCCCGCTCGCGCGAGGGCGGCACGGCGAGCTGAGGCGGGCCGGCGGGTGGGGCGGTTCGGCGAGTTGGGGCGGGCCGGCGTGCGGCTCGCGGTCAGGCGCGAGGTGCGGCCCGCGGTCCGGGATGCGGTCCGGCGCGTGGGGGCGGTCGTATACGGTCGTGCGCTCAGCAGCCGTTGAGCACCGACCTGAGCTTCGTCTTCTCGGCGGTGTCCACGTCGAGACCGTAGTAGTGCTTGACCTGCACCCAGGCCCGCGCGTACGTGCACTGGTACGACGCCTGCGGCAGCCACTCGGCCGGGTCGTCGTCGCCCTTGGAGCGGTTGGACGACGCGGAGACCGCGAGCAGTTGGGGGCGGGTCACATCGTTGGCGAACGCCTGCCGCTGCGCGGTGGTCCACGCCCACGCGCCGGACGCCCACGCCTCGGAGAGCGGTACGAGGTGGTCGATGTCGAAGGTCGAGGGGTTGGTGGTGGTCACGCCGTCGTACGGGCTGGTCCAACTGCCGGAGGTGGCCGTACAGGCGCTGTTGGTCACGACGTCCGAGCCGTCGCGCTTGAGCACGTACTCCCGGGTGTTGCAGGTGCCCGAGATGGTGATCCAGGTCGGGAACAGGCTGCGGTCGTACGTGGACGCGTGCGTCTCGTCGGTCGCCGTCATGCCCGACAGGTAGGTGAGGGCGGTCGAGGCGGCGATGGGGGTGGGCAGGGCGGCCTGTGCGCTGCCGCCGCCCGCGAACAGCGCGGTCGCGGCGAGCAGTACGGAACCGGCGGCGGCGCAGACGCCGTGCAGGAGACGGTATTTGGGCATGGGGGAGCGCTCCCGTGGCTAGGGGTGTGGGGTGGGGGACCGGCGATCTCTTTCAGGGTCCCGGCCACGGGTCTATGCGGGTAGATGTGAGGCGGTAAAGGTTGGGTGACCAACAGATGACCGTCTGTGCAGAAGGAGTGCCGGACCTGCGAACGGCCCGCCCCCCGCGTGGAATCGCACCGCCCGGCGGCCAACCCTCGTGCCTCCGACCCCTGTTGGGCGGCCTGCCCCCGGGCAGGCGCTCGCGGGGAAGCGCTCGGGTACGGTCTCGGGTATGACTACCGATGCCACGACCGGCGAACGCCAGTCCAGGAACGCCTCGATCATGTCCGAACTGCGCGCGAACGGCGGCCGGCTCGGCAGCGGGCAGGTGCTCGTCATCGTCACCACGGTCGGTGTGCGCACCGGACGCGAGTTCGAGACACCGATGTGCGTGCGGGAGGACGGCGACGATCTGATCGTCGCCGCCTCGGCCGGCGGTCAGCCCCGGCACCCCCAGTGGTACCCGAACCTCGTCGCCCACCCCGAGGTCGGCGTCGAGTACCTCGGCGAGTCGTTCCGGGCGACCGCCGCCACCGTGACCAACGGTCCCGACCGCGACCGCCTCTTCCACCTGCTGAGCGAGGAGATCACCGGGCTGTACGGCTACCAGGACCGCTGCCGGAACGACCGGCAGATCCCCCTCGTACGCCTCACCCGCGCGGCGGGCTGACGGTCCCCGACGGGGCCGGCGCGCGCGGCACGTGATCCTTCCGCGGGGCGGTGACCGGTCGCCGTCAGCGCAGCGCGTCGATCGCGCGCACCACCAGGGCCCGAGCGTCGGCCCCGTACACGGCCATGGCCCGCAACCGCTCGAACGCGGCGACGTACAGGGCGACTTCGCCGGGCCGGCTGACGGTCACCTCCGCCGAGAGCAGTTCCACCGACACCAGACGGTCGTCGTACACATGGAAGGTCTCCTGCGGCCACATTCCGCGCGCGCGTGCCGTGCCCGGGATGATGCCCAGCGACACCGCCGGCAGCGCGCCGGCCGTCAGCAAGTGGCCGAGCTGCGCGGCCATCGCCTCCGCGTCACCGATCCGGTAGCGCAGTGCCGCCTCCTCGACGAGGAACACGAACCGGTGCCCCGGCTGGTGGATGACCCGGGACCGTTCGACGCGGGCCCGCGCGGCCTCGGGGCCGTCGTTGACGGGGATCTGCCGGAAGTCAGCGATCGTCGACAGCAGCGCCGCGGCGTACCCCTCGGTCTGGAGCAGGCCCGGCACCATTGTCGACGAGTAGACCCGGAAGAGCGCCGTCTCGTGGAAGAGCCGTGCGGCGCTCTCCTGGAGTTGTCGCATCCCGGCCCGGACCTGCTCGCGCCACTCCCGGTACATCGACTCGGCGTCGAGGGACCGCGCGATCAGATCCTCGGCCTGTGCGGACTGCTCGCACGCGGCCGACCAGCGGCGTATGTCGACGGCGGAAGGGGCTGTCCGCCCGTTCTCGATACGGGAGGTCTTGGCGTGGTGCCAGCCGCACCGGTCGGCCAGCTCGGTGACCGTCAGCCCGGCACTCTTGCGCATGGTGCGCAGGCGCCGTGCCACCGCCTCCCGCGCGGCTTGGGCGGAGGACGACGGTGATTCGGGCATGGGCTGGACCTGTCGGTGCGGCTGGCGTCAGCGGACGGCGTACTGGTCGTGCGGGACGGCGCGCTCCCACACGGCCTCGAACGCGCTCGCGCAGAG
It encodes the following:
- the dapD gene encoding 2,3,4,5-tetrahydropyridine-2,6-dicarboxylate N-succinyltransferase, with amino-acid sequence MTDTRAPGATGLGLATVADDGTVLDTWYPAPELTEAPGPAGSTRLTPEQAAEALGASAPKALGPDPRRGVEVIAVRTVISSTDDKPLDAHDAYLRLHLLSHRLVRPNGLNLEGLFALLANVAWTSLGPVPVPHIEATRLAARAEGLHLAVYGIDKFPRMTDYVAPSGVRIADADRVRLGAHLAAGTTVMHEGFCNFNAGTLGTSMVEGRISQGVVIGDGSDVGGGASIMGTLSGGGTQIISVGERCLLGAESGLGIALGDDCVVEAGLYVTAGTRVTLPDGQIAKAVELSGADNLLFRRNSTTGKVEVLQRTGSWGGLNAALHSHN
- a CDS encoding HNH endonuclease family protein: MPKYRLLHGVCAAAGSVLLAATALFAGGGSAQAALPTPIAASTALTYLSGMTATDETHASTYDRSLFPTWITISGTCNTREYVLKRDGSDVVTNSACTATSGSWTSPYDGVTTTNPSTFDIDHLVPLSEAWASGAWAWTTAQRQAFANDVTRPQLLAVSASSNRSKGDDDPAEWLPQASYQCTYARAWVQVKHYYGLDVDTAEKTKLRSVLNGC
- a CDS encoding nitroreductase/quinone reductase family protein, which produces MTTDATTGERQSRNASIMSELRANGGRLGSGQVLVIVTTVGVRTGREFETPMCVREDGDDLIVAASAGGQPRHPQWYPNLVAHPEVGVEYLGESFRATAATVTNGPDRDRLFHLLSEEITGLYGYQDRCRNDRQIPLVRLTRAAG
- a CDS encoding helix-turn-helix domain-containing protein, with product MPESPSSSAQAAREAVARRLRTMRKSAGLTVTELADRCGWHHAKTSRIENGRTAPSAVDIRRWSAACEQSAQAEDLIARSLDAESMYREWREQVRAGMRQLQESAARLFHETALFRVYSSTMVPGLLQTEGYAAALLSTIADFRQIPVNDGPEAARARVERSRVIHQPGHRFVFLVEEAALRYRIGDAEAMAAQLGHLLTAGALPAVSLGIIPGTARARGMWPQETFHVYDDRLVSVELLSAEVTVSRPGEVALYVAAFERLRAMAVYGADARALVVRAIDALR